The following nucleotide sequence is from Pueribacillus theae.
ACTGTTTTATCGGTTCGTTCTATTTTAACAATATCCAACGGGAAAGTAATGGCTTGTGTGACGAGTTCATCATCAGCCGGGTCTTTAAATTTGTAAAAAACGTGCACAGAGTCGCCCCAATCTTCCACACTCGTAATCTCGACATCATAGCCGCCGGTTGGCTGTTCGCCTCTTGAGACGACGATATAATAATCATTATCACTCGGTAATACGTACGTTGCTTTTTCGCGATTTTTGTAATTTATCGTTTCCTGCACGTCTTTAGGGGTATCTTCAAGCTGCACCCTTTCAAAAGGGATATCAGCAATTTTTTCAGTACCTTCAATGCTTTTAGCAGGATCCTTTGTGCATCCGAACAGGAGAAGGAATAGAAGCAGTCCCCCTCCGATTTTTAATAGTGTCTTTAGCATAAGTATGTTCCTTTCTTCATCAATTCCTTACCTTTAACGTAATCGAATTTTAAAGGCATTTCAAGGTGAACATGTTACAATAGTATGAGGAATCCATTCAATAGGGGGAAGAGAAATGAATACATATAAGATTGCAGTTATACCCGGAGACGGAATTGGAAATGAGGTTGTACCGAAGGCGTTAGAAGTTTTAAAACAAGCAGCTGAATTAAATGGCACGTTTCAGCTCGAATGTACGACTTTTCCTTGGAGCTGTGATTACTATATGGAACATGGCAAAATGATGCCGGATGATGGGTTGGAACAATTGAAAAAATTTGATGCCATCTTTCTAGGAGCAGTTGGCGATCCTGCACGTGTTCCTGACCATGTATCGCTATGGGGATTGCTTTTGAAAATTCGCCGCCAGTTTAAACAACAATTAAACGTCCGGCCTGCTAAA
It contains:
- a CDS encoding protease complex subunit PrcB family protein, whose product is MLKTLLKIGGGLLLFLLLFGCTKDPAKSIEGTEKIADIPFERVQLEDTPKDVQETINYKNREKATYVLPSDNDYYIVVSRGEQPTGGYDVEITSVEDWGDSVHVFYKFKDPADDELVTQAITFPLDIVKIERTDKTVLFKLIEHENKRNKGIDINL